The Streptomyces sp. NBC_00670 genome window below encodes:
- a CDS encoding Fur family transcriptional regulator, with translation MSDLLERLRGRGWRMTAQRRVVAEVLDGEHVHLTADEVHARAAVKLPEISRATVYNTLGELVSLGEVLEVATDKRAKRYDPNAHRPHHHLVCAGCGSIRDVHPSGNPLADLPDSERFGFTVSDVEVTYRGLCPNCAAKA, from the coding sequence ATGAGTGACCTACTGGAACGTCTGCGTGGACGCGGATGGCGCATGACCGCGCAGCGGCGCGTGGTGGCCGAGGTCCTCGACGGCGAGCACGTCCATCTGACGGCCGACGAGGTGCACGCGCGTGCCGCGGTGAAGCTGCCGGAGATCTCCCGGGCGACGGTCTACAACACCCTCGGCGAGCTGGTCTCGCTGGGCGAGGTGCTCGAGGTCGCCACGGACAAGCGCGCCAAGCGGTACGACCCGAACGCGCACCGCCCCCACCACCACCTGGTGTGCGCGGGCTGCGGCTCGATCCGCGACGTCCACCCGTCGGGCAACCCGCTGGCCGACCTCCCCGACTCGGAGCGGTTCGGCTTCACGGTGTCGGACGTCGAGGTCACCTACCGCGGTCTCTGCCCGAACTGCGCGGCGAAGGCCTGA
- a CDS encoding UPF0182 family membrane protein: protein MHTLAFQMPDRGGGPTGPRIRVGRPSRRVRTLLMTLGVLAVLGMAFTMFAGFWTDWLWYRSVHYSSVFTTTLWTKIGLFFVFGLLMAIAVGVNIWLAHRLRPPLSAMSAEQQSLDRYRMGIAPYKKWLLLGITALVGLIAGASAAGQWRTWLMWVNGVPFHQKDPQFHLDVSFYAFDLPWYRFLLGFGFAAAVLSLIAAALTHYLYGGLRVTSPGAHATAAATGHLSVLLGVFVALKAVAYWLDRYGLAVKSSDFKATGNWTGLRYVDANAYLPAKTILFCIAVICALLFFATLWRRTWQLPVIGFGLMVLSAILIGGLYPAIVQKFQVQPNEQAKEAPYVAKNIKATREAYGIDDAEVSEYAGKGKTSDGDQLRKDADAAASLRVLDPNIVSPTFQQMQQVKNYYAFPTNLDVDRYTGKDGKEQDTVVGLRELNLDGIPKNNWINDHFRYTHGYGVVAAKGTTADSNGQPVYTESGLPSTGDLPTHEQRVYYGEKTTTYSIVGGPQKEIDYSDDKGEKAYTYKGDSGVSLSNPINRAAYAVAFSEPQMLYSGAIGDGSRILYNRTPKERVEAVAPWLTIDGDAYPAVVDGRIQWIVDAYTTTNGYPYASRTTLGDTTADSLTAANNQRAVVAQQNRVNYIRNSVKATVDAYSGEVKLYQWDTKDPVLKTWMKAFPNTVQPKKEISSDLMAHLRYPQDLFKVQRELLTRYHVKDAQTFLSGSEVWQVPNDPTNKSGDAVPPYYLSMKMPDQQSQAFSLTTTFTPNGRDNLSAFMAVDSEAGTKDYGRIRILQLTSATADGPKQVQSQFNSNSQENITEFIRQVRNGDSEIEYGNLLTVPLDGGLLYVEPVYVRGGGLKLPLLRKVLMTYNGRTAFENTLDEALDKLFATDGSTTKPPDSDQDTTTPPDTSNPTVKDALSDAQKAFTAGQEALKKGDWEAYGKAQQDLQDALKKAEDAQSEAAKSGSGGSKSSAGKGGDSG from the coding sequence GTGCACACCTTGGCTTTCCAGATGCCGGACCGCGGCGGAGGCCCGACGGGGCCACGGATCAGAGTGGGCCGCCCGTCCCGGCGTGTCCGGACCCTGCTGATGACGCTCGGCGTCCTGGCCGTCCTCGGCATGGCGTTCACCATGTTCGCCGGGTTCTGGACGGACTGGCTGTGGTACCGGTCGGTGCACTACTCGTCGGTGTTCACCACCACTCTGTGGACCAAGATCGGCCTCTTCTTCGTCTTCGGCCTTCTGATGGCGATCGCGGTCGGCGTCAACATCTGGCTCGCCCACCGGCTCCGCCCGCCGCTGAGCGCCATGTCGGCGGAGCAGCAGAGCCTGGACCGCTACCGCATGGGCATCGCCCCGTACAAGAAGTGGCTGCTGCTCGGCATCACCGCCCTGGTCGGCCTGATCGCCGGCGCCTCCGCGGCCGGCCAGTGGCGCACCTGGCTGATGTGGGTCAACGGCGTGCCGTTCCACCAGAAGGACCCCCAGTTCCATCTGGACGTCTCCTTCTACGCCTTCGACCTGCCCTGGTACCGCTTCCTGCTCGGCTTCGGCTTCGCCGCCGCCGTGCTCTCCCTGATCGCCGCCGCGCTCACCCACTACCTCTACGGCGGCCTGCGGGTCACCAGCCCCGGCGCGCACGCCACGGCCGCCGCGACCGGCCACCTCTCGGTGCTGCTCGGTGTCTTCGTGGCACTCAAGGCGGTCGCCTACTGGCTCGACCGGTACGGCCTCGCGGTCAAGTCCAGCGACTTCAAGGCCACCGGCAACTGGACCGGCCTGAGGTACGTCGACGCCAATGCCTATCTGCCGGCCAAGACGATCCTGTTCTGCATCGCCGTCATCTGCGCGCTGCTGTTCTTCGCCACCCTGTGGCGGCGCACCTGGCAGCTGCCCGTCATCGGCTTCGGCCTGATGGTGCTCTCCGCCATCCTCATCGGCGGCCTCTACCCGGCGATCGTGCAGAAGTTCCAGGTCCAGCCGAACGAGCAGGCCAAGGAAGCGCCCTACGTCGCCAAGAACATCAAGGCGACCCGTGAGGCGTACGGCATCGACGACGCCGAGGTCTCCGAGTACGCGGGCAAGGGCAAGACCAGCGACGGAGACCAGCTCCGCAAGGACGCCGACGCCGCCGCGAGCCTGCGGGTGCTGGACCCCAACATCGTCTCGCCGACGTTCCAGCAGATGCAGCAGGTCAAGAACTACTACGCCTTCCCGACCAACCTGGACGTCGACCGCTACACCGGCAAGGACGGCAAGGAACAGGACACGGTCGTCGGTCTGCGGGAGCTGAACCTCGACGGCATCCCGAAGAACAACTGGATCAACGACCACTTCCGCTACACCCACGGCTACGGCGTCGTCGCCGCCAAGGGCACGACCGCCGACAGCAACGGCCAGCCCGTGTACACCGAGTCCGGTCTGCCCTCCACCGGTGACCTGCCGACGCACGAACAGCGGGTCTACTACGGCGAGAAGACCACCACGTACTCGATCGTCGGCGGTCCCCAGAAGGAGATCGACTACTCCGACGACAAGGGCGAGAAGGCCTACACCTACAAGGGCGACAGCGGCGTCAGCCTCTCCAACCCGATCAACCGGGCCGCGTACGCGGTGGCGTTCAGCGAACCGCAGATGCTGTACTCCGGGGCCATCGGCGACGGCTCGCGCATCCTGTACAACCGCACGCCCAAGGAACGCGTCGAGGCCGTGGCCCCCTGGCTGACGATCGACGGCGACGCCTACCCGGCGGTGGTCGACGGCAGGATCCAGTGGATCGTCGACGCCTACACCACCACCAACGGCTATCCGTACGCCTCCCGCACCACCCTGGGCGACACGACGGCGGACTCGCTCACCGCGGCCAACAACCAGCGGGCGGTGGTGGCCCAGCAGAACCGGGTCAACTACATCCGCAACTCGGTCAAGGCGACGGTCGACGCGTACAGCGGCGAGGTGAAGCTCTACCAGTGGGACACGAAGGACCCCGTCCTCAAGACGTGGATGAAGGCCTTCCCGAACACGGTGCAGCCGAAGAAGGAGATCTCCTCCGACCTGATGGCCCATCTCCGCTACCCCCAGGACCTGTTCAAGGTCCAGCGGGAACTGCTCACCCGCTATCACGTGAAGGACGCCCAGACGTTCCTCAGCGGCAGCGAGGTGTGGCAGGTGCCGAACGACCCGACCAACAAGTCGGGCGACGCGGTGCCGCCGTACTACCTGAGCATGAAGATGCCGGACCAGCAGTCGCAGGCGTTCTCACTGACGACGACGTTCACGCCCAACGGGCGGGACAACCTCAGTGCCTTCATGGCGGTCGATTCCGAGGCCGGCACGAAGGACTACGGCAGGATCAGAATCCTGCAACTGACGAGTGCGACGGCCGACGGCCCCAAACAGGTGCAGAGCCAGTTCAACTCGAACTCCCAGGAGAACATCACCGAGTTCATCAGACAGGTGAGAAACGGTGACTCGGAGATCGAGTACGGCAACCTCCTGACGGTCCCGCTCGACGGAGGACTGCTCTACGTGGAGCCGGTCTACGTACGCGGTGGCGGACTGAAACTGCCACTGCTGCGCAAGGTGCTGATGACCTACAACGGCAGAACGGCCTTCGAGAACACGCTGGACGAGGCCCTGGACAAACTCTTCGCCACCGACGGCTCGACGACCAAGCCGCCGGACTCCGACCAGGACACCACCACACCGCCGGACACCAGCAACCCGACGGTCAAGGATGCGCTCAGCGACGCCCAGAAGGCCTTCACCGCCGGCCAGGAAGCCCTCAAGAAGGGCGACTGGGAGGCGTACGGCAAGGCGCAGCAGGACCTTCAGGACGCGCTGAAGAAGGCGGAGGACGCGCAGTCCGAGGCCGCCAAGAGCGGCTCCGGCGGCAGCAAGAGCAGTGCCGGCAAAGGCGGTGACAGCGGCTGA
- a CDS encoding tetratricopeptide repeat protein: MDVMGDKATLFETGRFGRPSEAFGASEVSDVSGRDETTEVAEELAEEARRRAAAEAGDVEAMSVLGSMLLRRGDLDGAEPQLRAATAAGDRAAANNLGVLLHQRGYPDEAAGWWRIAAVAGSTAAAHALGRHHRERGDEPAAEYWLRQSAEQGHMLGAYALADLLEHRGDAGSEHWMRVAAQRGHREAAYRLARALDRGADAAGDGLGIAPNAGGRGGARGAPPGPRGTDVRAARTKGADRAGRAPLEEAEQWYRQAAARGHRRAALHLGAILEKRGQLKEAGRWYLTSAKDGEARAACALGFLLRDAGDTESAAVWWLRAAQEGDGNAANALGALHAERGETQTAERWYRAAMDAGDVNGAYNLGLLCAEQGRTGPAEQWYRRAAYAGHREAANALAVLLLQGGDAAGAEPWFSKAAESGSVDAAFNLGILYAGRGQERAALGWYERAAAAGHTEAALQVGMARLRDGEEQEAERHLRCAAGGGSAEAAYRLATVLDARRPPAPAHELGEPAREKSECEEWYERAASQGHRRAQVRVGMLAAGRGEVVEAARWYRAAAEAGSRNGAFNLGLLLAREGSEPEAALWWTRAADAGHGRAALRLALVYARRGELAEGQRWADRAVELGPGEVAERAARLRDALREELSA; encoded by the coding sequence ATGGACGTTATGGGGGACAAGGCAACTCTGTTCGAGACAGGGCGGTTTGGGCGGCCTTCCGAGGCTTTCGGGGCTTCCGAGGTTTCTGACGTCTCCGGACGGGACGAGACCACGGAGGTCGCCGAGGAGTTGGCCGAGGAGGCGCGTCGGCGCGCGGCGGCGGAGGCCGGCGACGTCGAGGCGATGAGCGTCCTCGGCAGCATGCTGCTGCGCCGCGGTGATCTCGACGGAGCCGAGCCCCAGCTGCGCGCCGCCACCGCCGCGGGTGACCGGGCCGCCGCCAACAACCTCGGGGTCCTGCTCCACCAGCGGGGCTACCCCGACGAGGCCGCGGGCTGGTGGCGCATCGCCGCCGTCGCCGGCTCCACCGCCGCCGCGCACGCCCTCGGGCGGCACCACCGCGAGCGCGGTGACGAACCGGCGGCCGAGTACTGGCTGCGCCAGTCCGCCGAACAGGGACACATGCTCGGCGCCTACGCCCTCGCCGACCTGCTGGAACACCGCGGCGACGCGGGCAGCGAGCACTGGATGCGCGTCGCCGCCCAGCGCGGCCACCGGGAGGCCGCGTACCGGCTGGCCCGGGCGCTGGACCGGGGCGCGGACGCGGCCGGGGACGGCCTGGGCATCGCACCGAACGCCGGCGGCAGAGGGGGCGCGAGAGGCGCACCACCGGGCCCGCGGGGTACGGACGTACGCGCGGCGCGGACCAAGGGCGCCGACCGCGCCGGGCGGGCGCCGCTCGAGGAGGCCGAACAGTGGTACCGGCAGGCCGCCGCGCGCGGCCACCGGCGGGCCGCGCTGCACCTCGGCGCGATCCTGGAGAAGCGCGGTCAGCTCAAGGAGGCGGGCCGCTGGTATCTGACGTCCGCCAAGGACGGCGAGGCGCGTGCCGCCTGCGCACTCGGCTTCCTGCTGCGCGACGCGGGGGACACCGAGAGCGCCGCCGTGTGGTGGCTGCGGGCCGCCCAGGAGGGCGACGGCAACGCGGCCAACGCGCTGGGCGCGCTGCACGCCGAGCGCGGGGAGACGCAGACCGCCGAGCGGTGGTACCGGGCCGCCATGGACGCCGGTGACGTCAACGGCGCGTACAACCTCGGGCTGCTCTGCGCCGAGCAGGGGCGGACCGGGCCGGCCGAGCAGTGGTACCGCCGTGCCGCGTACGCCGGGCACCGGGAGGCGGCGAACGCGCTCGCCGTGCTGCTGCTCCAGGGCGGTGACGCGGCCGGGGCCGAGCCGTGGTTCTCCAAGGCGGCGGAGTCGGGCAGCGTGGACGCCGCGTTCAACCTGGGGATCCTCTACGCGGGGCGTGGCCAGGAGCGGGCCGCGCTCGGCTGGTACGAGCGGGCGGCCGCCGCCGGGCACACCGAGGCGGCGTTGCAGGTCGGGATGGCGCGGCTGCGGGACGGGGAGGAGCAGGAGGCCGAGCGGCATCTGCGCTGCGCCGCGGGGGGCGGCAGCGCGGAGGCGGCGTACCGGCTCGCCACGGTGCTCGACGCGCGCCGGCCGCCCGCGCCCGCGCACGAGCTGGGGGAGCCCGCACGGGAGAAGAGCGAGTGCGAGGAGTGGTACGAGCGGGCGGCGTCCCAGGGGCACCGGCGCGCGCAGGTGCGGGTGGGGATGCTCGCGGCCGGGCGGGGCGAGGTCGTGGAGGCGGCGCGGTGGTACCGGGCCGCGGCGGAGGCGGGGTCGCGGAACGGGGCGTTCAACCTGGGGCTGCTGCTGGCGCGGGAGGGGAGCGAGCCGGAGGCGGCGCTGTGGTGGACGCGGGCGGCCGACGCGGGGCACGGGCGCGCGGCGCTGCGGCTCGCGCTGGTGTACGCGCGGCGCGGCGAGCTGGCGGAGGGGCAGCGCTGGGCGGACCGGGCGGTGGAACTGGGGCCGGGCGAGGTCGCGGAGCGGGCGGCGCGGCTGCGGGACGCGTTGCGCGAGGAGCTCTCGGCCTAG
- a CDS encoding YlbL family protein has translation MPRRTATMLASTLMLIALLCAGVFIKVPYAEMSPGPTVNTLGDHDGEPVLQISGHKTYGTSGHLNMTTVRVTSADYKMNLVEAVYGWLAHDDKVVPHDTLYPDGKTEEQSTQENAEEFSQSQESAKVAALKELGIPVESWVIVSTVLKDSPAEGRLHAGDVIKAVDGTAVKAPDDVADLVTKHKPGEKVSFTIVPAKEQAAAEKEHRKATKTEQVTITTATSDDTGAERAIVGISAGTDHTFPFSIDIKLADVGGPSAGLMFALGIYDKLTPGSLTGGTFVAGTGTIDDAGKVGPIGGVEMKTVGARDKGARYFLTPKDNCAAAAKDTPDGLTLVKVDTIGDALDALKDIRGGHTDDLPKCTTKG, from the coding sequence ATGCCACGCCGCACCGCGACGATGCTCGCCTCCACCTTGATGCTGATCGCACTCCTGTGCGCGGGGGTGTTCATCAAAGTGCCGTACGCGGAGATGTCCCCGGGGCCCACGGTGAACACGCTCGGCGACCACGACGGCGAGCCGGTGCTGCAGATCTCCGGGCACAAGACCTACGGGACGAGCGGTCACCTCAACATGACCACCGTCCGCGTCACCAGTGCCGACTACAAGATGAACCTCGTGGAGGCCGTCTACGGGTGGCTCGCGCACGACGACAAGGTCGTCCCGCACGACACGCTCTACCCCGACGGCAAGACGGAGGAGCAGTCCACCCAGGAGAACGCGGAGGAGTTCAGCCAGTCCCAGGAGAGCGCCAAGGTGGCCGCCCTCAAGGAGCTCGGCATCCCCGTCGAGTCCTGGGTGATCGTCTCGACCGTCCTCAAGGACTCCCCGGCCGAGGGCAGGCTGCACGCCGGTGACGTGATCAAGGCCGTCGACGGCACGGCGGTGAAGGCCCCCGACGACGTCGCCGACCTGGTCACCAAGCACAAGCCCGGCGAGAAGGTCTCCTTCACCATCGTCCCCGCCAAGGAGCAGGCCGCCGCCGAGAAGGAGCACCGGAAGGCGACGAAGACGGAGCAGGTGACGATCACCACCGCCACGTCCGACGACACGGGCGCCGAGCGCGCCATCGTCGGGATCTCCGCCGGAACCGATCACACGTTCCCGTTCTCCATCGACATCAAGCTCGCCGACGTCGGCGGACCGAGCGCCGGTCTGATGTTCGCCCTCGGCATCTACGACAAGCTCACCCCCGGCAGCCTGACCGGCGGCACGTTCGTGGCGGGCACCGGGACCATCGACGACGCGGGCAAGGTGGGCCCCATCGGCGGCGTGGAGATGAAGACCGTCGGGGCGCGCGACAAGGGCGCCCGCTACTTCCTGACGCCCAAGGACAACTGCGCCGCCGCCGCGAAGGACACCCCCGACGGGCTCACGCTCGTCAAGGTGGACACCATCGGCGACGCCCTGGACGCCCTGAAGGACATCCGTGGCGGTCACACCGACGACCTGCCGAAGTGCACCACCAAGGGATGA
- a CDS encoding CBS domain-containing protein, with protein sequence MLVRDAMSTVVLTIGPAHTLRQAAALMSARRVGAAVVLDPDAGGLGILTERDILNAVGRGLSPDAEPAHAHTTTDVVFAAPSWTLEEAARAMTHGGFRHLIVMDRDEPAGIVSVRDILRCWSPARQPVPAA encoded by the coding sequence ATGCTCGTCCGGGACGCCATGAGCACGGTCGTCCTCACCATCGGCCCCGCACACACCCTGCGGCAGGCAGCCGCACTGATGTCCGCCCGGCGCGTCGGGGCGGCCGTCGTCCTCGACCCGGACGCCGGCGGCCTCGGCATCCTCACCGAACGCGACATCCTCAACGCCGTCGGCCGGGGCCTGAGCCCCGACGCCGAGCCGGCCCACGCCCACACCACCACCGACGTCGTCTTCGCCGCTCCCTCCTGGACCCTGGAGGAAGCGGCCCGCGCCATGACCCACGGCGGCTTCCGCCACCTGATCGTCATGGACCGCGACGAGCCCGCCGGCATCGTCTCGGTCCGCGACATCCTGCGCTGCTGGTCCCCGGCCCGGCAGCCGGTGCCGGCGGCCTGA
- the hisN gene encoding histidinol-phosphatase has translation MADYLDDLRLAHVLADAADAATMDRFKALDLKVETKPDMTPVSEADKSAEELIRGQLQRARPRDAVLGEEYGVEGTGPRRWVVDPIDGTKNYVRGVPVWATLIALTEASEGGFEPVVGLVSAPALGRRWWAAKGHGAFTGRSLSSASRLRVSGVSRLSDASFAYSSLGGWEERGRLNGFLDLTRKVWRTRAYGDFWPYMMVAEGSVDLCAEPELSLWDMAANAIIVTEAGGSFTGLDGRPGPHSGNAAASNGLLHDELLDHLNERY, from the coding sequence ATGGCCGACTATCTCGATGACCTGCGTCTCGCCCACGTCCTCGCGGATGCCGCCGATGCCGCGACGATGGACCGGTTCAAGGCGCTCGACCTCAAGGTCGAGACCAAGCCGGACATGACGCCGGTGAGCGAGGCCGACAAGTCGGCCGAGGAGTTGATCCGCGGTCAGCTCCAGCGGGCCCGGCCGCGGGACGCGGTCCTCGGCGAGGAGTACGGCGTCGAGGGCACGGGTCCGCGCCGCTGGGTCGTCGACCCGATCGACGGCACCAAGAACTATGTGCGCGGGGTGCCCGTCTGGGCGACGCTGATCGCGCTGACGGAGGCGAGTGAGGGGGGCTTCGAACCCGTCGTCGGCCTGGTCTCCGCCCCCGCGCTCGGCCGCCGCTGGTGGGCTGCGAAGGGGCACGGCGCGTTCACCGGGCGCAGCCTGTCCTCGGCGTCCCGGCTGCGCGTCTCGGGCGTCTCGCGGCTGTCCGACGCCTCCTTCGCGTACTCCTCGCTCGGCGGCTGGGAGGAGCGCGGCCGGCTGAACGGCTTCCTCGACCTGACCCGCAAGGTGTGGCGCACGCGCGCGTACGGCGACTTCTGGCCGTACATGATGGTCGCCGAGGGCTCGGTCGACCTGTGCGCGGAGCCGGAGCTGTCGCTGTGGGACATGGCGGCGAACGCGATCATCGTGACCGAGGCGGGCGGCAGCTTCACGGGGCTCGACGGCCGTCCGGGCCCGCACAGCGGCAACGCCGCCGCGTCGAACGGCCTGCTCCACGACGAGCTGCTGGATCACCTGAACGAGCGGTACTGA
- a CDS encoding TetR/AcrR family transcriptional regulator: MPAARESLLDAAFSALANRPWPGVRMVDVAAAAGVSRQTLYNEFGSKEGLSRALVRREADAYLAGVERVLATPAEGRERLTGLAEWTLSAARGNPLVRAMLTGCWGERLPAPTLSAVPSSSAVPAQRRADGPLPSPSDFVTLVRDRTVAALSGPGVTKLELLEIARSAELVVRLSLSCVAAPPGDGSVTDLVRTALPRQLR; the protein is encoded by the coding sequence ATGCCTGCAGCGCGGGAGTCCCTGCTCGACGCCGCCTTCTCGGCGCTCGCGAACCGGCCGTGGCCCGGCGTGCGCATGGTGGACGTGGCCGCCGCGGCGGGCGTCTCCCGGCAGACGCTCTACAACGAGTTCGGCAGCAAGGAGGGACTCTCCCGCGCCTTGGTGCGGCGCGAGGCCGACGCCTATCTCGCCGGTGTCGAGCGCGTCCTCGCCACGCCCGCCGAGGGCCGTGAACGGCTCACCGGGCTCGCCGAGTGGACCCTGTCCGCCGCCCGCGGCAACCCCCTCGTACGCGCCATGCTCACCGGCTGCTGGGGCGAGCGGCTCCCCGCGCCGACGCTGTCGGCGGTGCCGTCGTCCTCCGCGGTGCCCGCGCAGCGGCGGGCCGACGGGCCGCTGCCCTCGCCCTCCGACTTCGTGACGCTGGTCCGCGACCGCACCGTGGCCGCGCTCTCCGGGCCCGGCGTCACGAAACTGGAGCTCCTGGAGATCGCCCGGTCCGCCGAGCTCGTGGTGCGGCTCTCGCTGTCGTGCGTCGCGGCGCCGCCGGGCGACGGCTCGGTCACCGACCTCGTCCGCACGGCGCTGCCACGCCAGTTGAGGTGA
- a CDS encoding DMT family transporter, producing MAWLLVIVAGILETGFAVCLKLSHGFTRLWPTIAFCCFALGSFGLLTLSLRKLDVGPAYAVWTGIGAAGTAIYGMVFLGDLVSTLKIVSISFVIIGVIGLQLSGSAH from the coding sequence ATGGCGTGGCTGCTGGTCATCGTCGCCGGGATCCTGGAGACCGGCTTCGCCGTGTGCCTCAAGCTGTCCCACGGTTTCACCCGGCTCTGGCCCACCATCGCCTTCTGCTGCTTCGCCCTCGGCAGCTTCGGTCTGCTGACCCTGTCGCTGCGCAAGCTCGACGTGGGCCCGGCGTACGCGGTGTGGACGGGCATCGGCGCGGCGGGCACGGCGATCTACGGCATGGTGTTCCTGGGCGACCTGGTCTCCACGCTCAAGATCGTGTCGATCAGTTTCGTGATCATCGGCGTGATCGGGCTCCAGCTCTCGGGTTCCGCGCACTGA
- a CDS encoding PPA1309 family protein, whose product MSNTPMAATPLTRAVLEIDEYASGLGWDQPARLFALVDTARLRAQEPSLAAQLGLDDEPGATAGLTPIEQEEISADRPLDEFLGTIAWPDAVAGCALTVERLMLPPSAEAAVPGDLDESRLNQWVAEHPDRQEVRMTVAVLRDGTRESALRLREKDAPSEVLTGADLVPGLAEALAATFED is encoded by the coding sequence ATGTCCAACACTCCCATGGCAGCGACCCCCCTCACCCGGGCCGTACTCGAGATCGACGAGTACGCCTCGGGCCTCGGCTGGGACCAGCCCGCTCGCCTCTTCGCCCTCGTCGACACCGCCCGGCTGCGGGCCCAGGAACCCTCCCTCGCGGCGCAGCTCGGCCTGGACGACGAACCCGGGGCCACCGCCGGTCTCACCCCCATCGAACAGGAGGAGATCTCCGCGGACCGGCCGCTGGACGAGTTCCTCGGCACCATCGCCTGGCCCGACGCGGTGGCCGGCTGCGCGCTCACGGTGGAGCGCCTGATGCTGCCGCCGTCGGCCGAGGCCGCGGTCCCCGGCGACCTGGACGAGTCCCGGCTGAACCAGTGGGTCGCCGAGCACCCGGACCGGCAGGAGGTGCGCATGACGGTCGCCGTGCTGCGGGACGGCACCCGCGAGTCCGCGCTGCGGCTGCGGGAGAAGGACGCGCCCTCGGAGGTGCTCACGGGGGCGGACCTGGTGCCGGGTCTCGCGGAGGCGCTGGCGGCGACGTTCGAGGACTGA
- a CDS encoding catalase, with translation MTQGPLTTEAGAPVADNQNSETAGVGGPVLVQDQLLLEKLAHFNRERVPERVVHARGAGAYGTFTVTADVTRYTRAAFLSEVGKQTETFLRFSTVAGNLGAADAVRDPRGFALKFYTEEGNYDLVGNNTPVFFIRDAIKFPDFIHTQKRDPYTGSTEMDNVWDFWGLSPESTHQVTWVFGDRGIPASYRHMDGFGSHTYQWNNEAGEVFWVKYHFKTDQGIKCLTQEEANRLAGEDPDSHQRDLRQSIERGDFPSWTVGVQIMPAAEAATYRFNPFDVTKVWPHADYPVIEIGKLELNRNPENVFAEVEQSIFSPAHFVPGIGPSPDKMLQGRLFAYGDAHRYRVGINADHLPVNRPHATEARTNSRDGHLYDGRHKGAKNYEPNSFGGPFQTDRPLWQPIPVTGATGDAAAPLHAEDDDFVQAGDLYRLMTEEEKGRLIGNLAGAISQVSREDIVERAIGNFRNADPDFGKRLEAAVQALRG, from the coding sequence GTGACGCAGGGACCGCTGACCACCGAGGCCGGTGCCCCGGTTGCCGACAACCAGAACAGCGAGACCGCGGGCGTCGGCGGTCCCGTGCTCGTCCAGGACCAGCTCCTCCTGGAGAAGCTGGCCCACTTCAACCGGGAGCGCGTCCCGGAGCGCGTGGTGCACGCCCGCGGCGCCGGCGCGTACGGCACCTTCACGGTGACCGCCGACGTCACGCGGTACACGCGCGCCGCGTTCCTCTCCGAGGTCGGCAAGCAGACCGAGACGTTCCTGCGCTTCTCGACCGTGGCCGGCAACCTCGGTGCCGCGGACGCCGTCCGCGACCCGCGCGGCTTCGCGCTGAAGTTCTACACCGAGGAGGGCAACTACGACCTCGTCGGCAACAACACCCCGGTGTTCTTCATCCGGGACGCCATCAAGTTCCCCGACTTCATCCACACCCAGAAGCGCGACCCGTACACCGGTTCGACCGAGATGGACAACGTGTGGGACTTCTGGGGGCTGTCCCCGGAGTCCACGCACCAGGTGACCTGGGTCTTCGGCGACCGCGGCATCCCGGCGTCGTACCGCCACATGGACGGCTTCGGCTCGCACACCTACCAGTGGAACAACGAGGCCGGCGAGGTCTTCTGGGTCAAGTACCACTTCAAGACCGACCAGGGGATCAAGTGCCTCACCCAGGAGGAGGCCAACCGGCTCGCCGGTGAGGACCCCGACTCCCACCAGCGGGACCTGCGCCAGTCGATCGAGCGCGGCGACTTCCCGTCCTGGACCGTCGGCGTGCAGATCATGCCCGCCGCCGAGGCCGCCACGTACCGCTTCAACCCGTTCGACGTGACCAAGGTCTGGCCGCACGCGGACTACCCGGTCATCGAGATCGGCAAGCTGGAGCTCAACCGCAACCCGGAGAACGTGTTCGCCGAGGTCGAGCAGTCGATCTTCTCCCCGGCGCACTTCGTGCCCGGTATCGGTCCCTCCCCGGACAAGATGCTCCAGGGCCGGCTGTTCGCCTACGGCGACGCGCACCGCTACCGCGTCGGCATCAACGCCGACCACCTGCCGGTGAACCGCCCGCACGCCACCGAGGCGCGCACCAACTCCCGGGACGGCCACCTGTACGACGGCCGCCACAAGGGCGCGAAGAACTACGAGCCGAACAGCTTCGGCGGGCCGTTCCAGACGGACCGTCCGCTGTGGCAGCCGATCCCGGTCACCGGCGCGACCGGCGACGCCGCGGCGCCGCTGCACGCCGAGGACGACGACTTCGTGCAGGCCGGCGACCTCTACCGGCTGATGACGGAGGAGGAGAAGGGCCGCCTGATCGGCAACCTGGCCGGCGCGATCTCCCAGGTCTCGCGCGAGGACATCGTCGAGCGCGCGATCGGCAACTTCCGCAACGCCGACCCCGACTTCGGCAAGCGACTGGAGGCCGCGGTCCAGGCCCTGCGTGGCTGA